A genome region from Akkermansiaceae bacterium includes the following:
- a CDS encoding FkbM family methyltransferase has protein sequence MRKKILRFIDKLFGNAIRQNYEIPSMEWSFRNMTKLGFDPKFILDIGAFNGGWAALAHSEFPEATILMLEAQEGKRSVLERIKQEAEGKIDYRIAVMGSSDGEKVVFHEYENSPTASSMLQDNAGTPTRKVESTMRTLDSIILEGKFPRPDLIKLDVQGFELEVLRGGASAIAAATAILMEVSIIEVYQNNPAFADVIDFMSKNGFRVYDVCSLLRRPLDGALCQMDVIFVKQDSNLLGRRVWCD, from the coding sequence ATGCGCAAAAAAATACTCCGATTTATTGACAAGTTATTCGGTAACGCTATCCGACAGAATTACGAAATCCCCTCGATGGAGTGGAGTTTTCGTAACATGACCAAACTGGGGTTTGACCCAAAGTTCATCCTGGATATCGGCGCGTTTAACGGGGGATGGGCCGCACTTGCGCACTCAGAGTTTCCCGAAGCGACAATTTTGATGCTGGAAGCCCAAGAAGGCAAACGCTCGGTTCTCGAAAGGATCAAGCAAGAAGCTGAAGGTAAAATCGACTACCGGATTGCAGTAATGGGATCGTCCGATGGCGAAAAGGTGGTTTTTCATGAATATGAAAATTCACCCACGGCCTCCTCTATGCTTCAGGATAATGCCGGTACTCCAACCCGCAAAGTTGAATCGACAATGCGAACATTGGATTCAATAATTCTAGAGGGAAAGTTCCCTAGACCAGATCTCATTAAACTTGATGTCCAAGGTTTTGAACTTGAAGTGCTAAGGGGAGGTGCGAGCGCCATTGCCGCCGCCACGGCGATACTTATGGAGGTTTCAATCATCGAAGTCTATCAGAATAATCCCGCATTTGCCGATGTTATTGACTTTATGAGTAAAAATGGATTTAGAGTGTACGATGTTTGCAGCCTTCTGCGCCGCCCGCTGGACGGCGCGCTCTGCCAAATGGACGTGATCTTTGTAAAGCAAGATTCCAATCTTTTAGGGCGCCGTGTTTGGTGCGATTAG